One window from the genome of Leuconostoc suionicum encodes:
- a CDS encoding metallophosphoesterase family protein — translation MKFIHAGDVHLGNPFSGLDKQLPFALKKTVQTATIKAFEQLIDDAISTEVDFVLFPGDLYNSAENSPFIQEVVSKQFQRLSDVNIDVFLSFGNHDFEADTRNHLPWPNNIHVFPQEVETKIKILHSGEKVALTGFSYQTQRQTEKIIDDFPSKGDADYQIGLYHGALGVAGEPYAPFSLSDMLQKNYDYWALGHIHIRQTLNEQPFIGYSGVLQGLNRKETGDKGYYLVHSENQRLIPEFKNIASINWNSMTISSMIDEADLIDQIISLKNEKITFWSITITAQIDATIIERINGGVTLDKIRDQLPTNMWVVRLSVANSGQSSLVSDNIDQQYWTGALEKVFEESNITNYLPSQVPVFIREHFMSDDGQEELQNAMEQLIAERRQNNED, via the coding sequence ATGAAATTTATTCATGCGGGTGATGTACATTTGGGAAATCCTTTTTCTGGTCTGGATAAGCAGTTGCCATTTGCCCTAAAAAAAACAGTTCAAACAGCGACAATTAAGGCATTTGAGCAATTAATTGATGATGCTATTTCTACTGAGGTTGATTTTGTCTTATTCCCAGGAGATTTATATAATTCAGCGGAGAATAGTCCATTTATTCAAGAAGTAGTGAGCAAACAATTCCAACGACTTTCAGATGTGAACATTGATGTTTTTTTAAGTTTTGGGAATCATGACTTTGAGGCAGATACAAGAAATCATCTGCCTTGGCCAAACAATATCCACGTTTTTCCTCAAGAAGTAGAAACAAAAATTAAAATACTTCATTCAGGAGAAAAAGTTGCGCTGACGGGATTTAGTTACCAAACTCAACGCCAAACTGAAAAAATCATTGATGATTTTCCCAGCAAGGGGGATGCTGACTATCAAATAGGCTTGTATCATGGTGCACTTGGTGTTGCTGGTGAGCCTTATGCTCCTTTTTCCTTGAGTGATATGTTGCAAAAGAACTATGATTACTGGGCTTTGGGGCACATTCATATACGTCAAACGCTAAATGAACAGCCGTTTATTGGTTATTCTGGCGTTTTACAGGGCTTAAATCGTAAAGAAACCGGGGACAAAGGCTATTACTTGGTTCACTCTGAGAACCAACGTTTGATTCCAGAATTTAAAAATATTGCATCAATTAATTGGAATAGTATGACGATTTCGTCAATGATAGATGAGGCTGACCTAATTGATCAAATTATCAGTCTCAAAAATGAAAAAATAACTTTTTGGTCAATCACTATAACTGCTCAGATTGATGCAACCATTATTGAACGAATTAATGGCGGTGTGACATTAGACAAAATTCGTGATCAATTACCAACTAACATGTGGGTAGTTCGTTTAAGTGTTGCTAATTCTGGACAATCATCATTAGTTTCTGACAATATTGATCAACAATACTGGACGGGCGCTCTTGAGAAGGTGTTTGAAGAGTCTAACATAACTAATTACTTGCCGAGTCAAGTTCCTGTGTTTATTCGTGAGCATTTCATGAGTGATGATGGTCAGGAAGAACTTCAAAATGCTATGGAGCAATTAATCGCAGAAAGGCGACAAAACAATGAAGATTAA